ttccaatcacagtcgggtgtcaaactcccttaggctctttgaaaccTCCCACTGAAATTGTCACcgatgggtttcataattaacattcgctgagatggatctggcagcgtctcccccatcctccccaaacgatttcttcagcagtacggactcaggaaggatacagagccttggtttacacttgattcatctcttcaaggtttcttcaaaaccagcagagcaagaaactattcttattttattttattggtaaaatgaaagtgtaagatctggagcgggattctgtggccaggaatggccggggcggattctgtggctgtagtattgtgaaatacacaggacctgcctctaaaaacccagcctccagttaccccaggctgatttgatcgagctagctagcgcttaccccccccccacctgcccccttaacctgatgttcgtggcatttcagggttccccaaagactgcagcaacatccccagggacagccccagcggggtccatgtcatccagccggcaggctctccccctcgagtggtgtggtgtgacatggacaccgaaggcaaaggctggaccgttgtccagagaaattcttacaacacagagatcacctggaaggagtcctggagcacctacaagtacggctttgggaacgtgcagcaggattactggctgggcaacgagtacctgtccctgctcacgcggcagaacatctacaaggtccgctttgtcgtggaggacaaatccaacaacacccgctatgcagagtacgacatcttcagtgtcgaggatgagcccagcgggtacccgctCAGGCTGGGCAGatactctggggacggcgaggactatctcaccacctaccactccggcctggggggcatacacgacaacatgaagttcagcacgactgacaaggatcaggaccagaccagtgggaattgcgcaagtagctatggaggctggtggtacgacaagcgtcagaacgtcctgctcaatgggaaaggctacatctactgggcagggttatgtaagagtggggagtgcaagtcttccctcatcctggttaagccaacagacgtgtgctgggtccggcaggaggagcccatcctccttgggagacggcgccgctgagaaggggagacaatattagatcagacacggagcgccatcccccacctaatcagtgcagtccctgcaatgcctccactctgctcactcccttcctgttggcttctgcacagtaaatcccctggaataaacgCTGAGAGCCAACCCCGCCGGTGCATTCGAATGACAcgaagagtgtgattggtgtgtataactggacccccacttccactctgcctcgctggaagccatgtcactcactacgactttagacccacattaacctctgcttctcccagccctgccactgcccctcggcattagtgatcaatgaatcatgacactggatttctagcaactgtcattgagcatttaaatgggggatgactcaaagccagaactttacatctgaatcctgcatgtattagcagtggtgagtttgggttcaaaaacctgccctctgtgtttttaataaatatggttattacatgagaaaacattgcaacagtaattagttgctgataaaccactgagattagatagacgtgcaacgaaaccacacaataaagatattggtgtccctcttcaacccaaggggctagtcaaagtttggggccctggggatg
This is a stretch of genomic DNA from Chrysemys picta bellii isolate R12L10 unplaced genomic scaffold, ASM1138683v2 scaf4652, whole genome shotgun sequence. It encodes these proteins:
- the LOC135980584 gene encoding fibrinogen-like protein 1-like protein is translated as MMALLCVAPVQGNGALAHKKVERGFPKDCSNIPRDSPSGVHVIQPAGSPPRVVWCDMDTEGKGWTVVQRNSYNTEITWKESWSTYKYGFGNVQQDYWLGNEYLSLLTRQNIYKVRFVVEDKSNNTRYAEYDIFSVEDEPSGYPLRLGRYSGDGEDYLTTYHSGLGGIHDNMKFSTTDKDQDQTSGNCASSYGGWWYDKRQNVLLNGKGYIYWAGLCKSGECKSSLILVKPTDVCWVRQEEPILLGRRRR